The following proteins are co-located in the Apium graveolens cultivar Ventura chromosome 5, ASM990537v1, whole genome shotgun sequence genome:
- the LOC141660034 gene encoding uncharacterized protein LOC141660034, whose protein sequence is MYTGHVEKPTFILEAVASEDLWIWYAFFGMPGSFNNINVLDQSDLFNELRAGVAPSARFVINGREYGMGYYLADGIYPKWATIVQRIRAPNDRKKAHFARMQEAYRKDVERAFGVLQARFAIVKGPSRFWDQEDMYYIMTTCIILHNMIIEYQREQEDDETIELLRDTSPQLSRERTSTFSEFLARNKKIRSTETYHQLRYDLIEHLWVRLSEE, encoded by the coding sequence ATGTACACCGGACACGTTGAGAAACCTACATTTATACTTGAGGCAGTTGCCTCTGAAGATTTATGGATTTGGTATGCCTTCTTTGGGATGCCTGGttcctttaataatattaatGTTCTTGATCAATCTGATTTGTTTAATGAACTCCGAGCTGGTGTTGCCCCTTCTGCGCGCTTCGTTATCAATGGAAGAGAATATGGCATGGGGTACTACCTTGCTGATGGAATCTATCCGAAATGGGCGACTATAGTGCAAAGAATAAGAGCACCAAATGACAGGAAGAAGGCTCATTTTGCAAGAATGCAGGAGGCATACCGCAAAGACGTTGAAAGAGCTTTCGGTGTATTACAAGCACGGTTCGCAATTGTGAAAGGTCCATCTCGTTTCTGGGATCAAGAAGATATGTATTACATCATGACTACTTGTATTATTTTACATAATATGATCATTGAATATCAACGTGAGCAAGAAGATGATGAAACCATTGAATTACTTCGTGACACGTCACCTCAACTCTCACGAGAACGGACATCAACATTCTCTGAATTTCTTGCTCGTAATAAGAAGATAAGGTCTACTGAGACTTATCATCAGCTTCGTTATGATCTTATTGAACATTTGTGGGTGCGTTTAAGTGAAGAATAA
- the LOC141660035 gene encoding uncharacterized protein LOC141660035, with product MSSLKKRIQRGNFDGDSSDEDEKAMIQMMLIISYQKLQTSNHQQGGHAGSTNGRTFIQRDQVATNERIIRDYFCTNSVFNDKIFRQRFRMAKPLFERILSELQQHDNYFVQKCDATGAISLSGIQKMTASLRMLAYGTPADSIDEYVRNGKSTAIESLKKFCRGVVEIFSSEYLRTPNTTDIARLLHVAENRGFPGMLGSLDLCTGNGTNVQ from the coding sequence ATGAGCAGCTTAAAGAAAAGGATACAGAGAGGTAATTTTGATGGAGATTCTTCAGATGAAGATGAAAAGGCCATGATCCAAATGATGTTGATTATCAGCTATCAAAAACTACAAACAAGTAATCACCAACAAGGAGGCCATGCTGGTTCTACAAATGGAAGAACTTTCATCCAGCGTGATCAAGTAGCTACCAATGAAAGAATAATACGAGATTATTTCTGCACAAATTCTGTTTTCAATGATAAAATATTTCGACAGCGATTCCGGATGGCAAAACCACTCTTCGAGAGGATTTTAAGTGAGTTGCAGCAACATGATAATTATTTTGTCCAAAAATGTGATGCTACTGGTGCAATTAGTTTATCAGGCATTCAAAAAATGACTGCATCGCTAAGGATGCTTGCATACGGGACACCTGCTGATAGCATTGATGAGTATGTTAGAAACGGAAAAAGTACTGCTATTGAATCCCTCAAGAAGTTTTGTAGAGGGGTTGTGGAGATTTTCAGCTCAGAATACTTGAGAACTCCAAACACAACAGATATTGCAAGGCTCTTGCATGTGGCAGAGAATCGTGGGTTTCCTGGGATGCTCGGTAGTTTGGATTTATGCACTGGGAATGGGACAAATGTCCAGTAG